A genomic segment from Diospyros lotus cultivar Yz01 chromosome 5, ASM1463336v1, whole genome shotgun sequence encodes:
- the LOC127802170 gene encoding uncharacterized protein LOC127802170, with protein sequence MYRFNVKDGNSGGIVDLKVKTCTCWMFDFDKLPCGHALAAARSRNIDPYTLSSAYYQTEALLCAYADPVIPVGSQADWIVPDESASVNLLPPATRRPCERRKTCRIPSAGEEKRRVKCGRCGQIGHNQQTCSNPISLDEKKEDNSKGARVDHV encoded by the coding sequence ATGTATAGATTTAATGTCAAAGATGGTAACTCCGGTGGCATAGTAGACTTGAAGGTGAAAACTTGCACATGTTGGATGTTTGATTTCGACAAATTGCCATGCGGACATGCCCTGGCTGCTGCACGTTCACGTAATATTGACCCATACACTTTGTCGTCCGCATATTACCAAACAGAGGCTCTGTTGTGTGCCTATGCCGATCCGGTTATACCGGTGGGCAGTCAGGCCGATTGGATCGTACCGGACGAAAGTGCATCTGTTAATTTACTACCTCCGGCAACTAGACGCCCATGTGAAAGACGCAAGACATGCCGAATTCCTTCAGCCGgcgaagagaagagaagggtaAAATGTGGTCGTTGTGGTCAAATTGGCCACAATCAGCAAACTTGCTCAAATCCAATAAGTCTGGATGAAAAAAAGGAAGACAACAGTAAAGGTGCAAGAGTGGATCACGTTTGA